From Salvelinus alpinus chromosome 20, SLU_Salpinus.1, whole genome shotgun sequence:
TGCGATTACAGTTCCAAACGTATCCACATATCAAATGGAAAAGGGACTTACCTTGCCCAAAGTTGCCACCACCAGAGTTACCACCTCTGCCCATGAAGTTTCCAGAGCCACCACCCCTATCTAAAAAGAAAATGCCAATATTGACACTGAAGTATGTTCTATGTGCCACTCTGAAACATTCATACATTTGGACAAATATAAAGATGGGTTATTATGCTTACTCCTCTGATTGGACGCCTCCATTTCCTGTTTTGGGAGTGCTTTTCTGACTTCGCAGTTGTGGCTGTTTATTGTGTGGTATTTCTGAGCTGAAAAGAAAACAAGGCAAATCTTCAGCAAAGGAATGTTTACTGATATTTAAAAATGAGCAATTCAAAGCGGCAACAACCCCATACGTACCAACAATTTTATCCACAGTGTCATTGTCATCAAATGAGACAAAGCAGAATCCCCTCTTTTTCCCAGTTGCGCGTTCCTCCATAATGTCAATGGTCTCAATCCTCCCGTAGGTCTCAAAGTACTCCCTGATATGGTCCTCCCGTGTGTCCTCCTTGATCCCCCCAACAAATATCTTCTTCACCGTCAGGTGGGCACCCGGTCTATTAGAGTCCTGTGACAGAAGAAAagctgagcagtgagcacacactTGTCACATTTTGACAATCGCAAATGAATGTGAAGCAGAGTTTACGTACCTCTCTCGATACAGCCCTTTTAGGTTCAACAACACGTCCGTCCACCTTATGAGGGCGAGCTGCCATACAGGCATCCACCTCCTCCACACAGGAGTATGTTACAAAGCCGAACCCTCTCGAGCGCTTGTTGTTTGGGTCCCGCATTACCTACATGAAACCAACGTATTAGCTCACATTACTCCTCATATAAATGCATTGTAAATACCAGACACTTGTGAAATGCATACATACCACACTGTCTGTGAGGTTTCCCCATTGTTCAAAATGGATCCTTAAACTTTCTTCAGTGGTTTCAAAACTTAGGCCCCCAATGAACAGCTTCCTGAGCTGTTCAGGCTCCCTAGCTTCATGACCCTGTTAAAAAATTTCAAAACAGGTATGCATGTCACACAACAATGAAATTGTATGAATAACAGACTATACCATCTTATTTCAAACATTTTACAGTGTAATAACCTAGATTGCAATATCttagtgtaaatgtattgataGAATTTTCTCATTAGCCAAGACTCTTGGACATTCTAGGGAAAACAGTTTTGCCATTTTAAAagtgttataaaatacattttaaagtgcAAATATTATGTAGCTAACAGGTCTTTGAAAATGATGCAGTGAcaaaatgctagctagctaactttagcacAGCTGCGTTTCTCAACATTTGGCTAGAAAATTGCATCATGCTAGTCAGAGTTCTACAGTTACAATGTTGCAGTAATTATGGTTTGTAGAATGATGGTATGTCTCCACAGTTCAACAAGTGTTTGAATGTTCATTCATTGGGATACATAGACCTAAACTGTAGGACAGGCTATTCTCTAGCTAGACTGTAAaaccagataatgtgatttaaaCAAACATGGTTAAGTATGCATTATACTGGGAGTTACAGGTTTGGTACCATTTGTTGTAGCACATAATTTAACCAAACTTAGGAATATGGTCTTAGATTCTTGGAAACCAGAGTCTCATAAAATGTCCTTGTCCATTTGAATTTAGAAAAGTC
This genomic window contains:
- the LOC139546839 gene encoding heterogeneous nuclear ribonucleoprotein A3-like, with translation MEGHEAREPEQLRKLFIGGLSFETTEESLRIHFEQWGNLTDSVVMRDPNNKRSRGFGFVTYSCVEEVDACMAARPHKVDGRVVEPKRAVSREDSNRPGAHLTVKKIFVGGIKEDTREDHIREYFETYGRIETIDIMEERATGKKRGFCFVSFDDNDTVDKIVAQKYHTINSHNCEVRKALPKQEMEASNQRNRGGGSGNFMGRGGNSGGGNFGQGGYGGGRGGDGYNGYGGEGGNYSGGPGYRGGRGGGYGGGSPGYGNQGGGFGGGYDNYNDRGNFRGNFGGGRGGNYNDFGNYGGPQSSYGPMKGNNFGGRNSGGGPYGGGYGSGGGSGHGYGSQRY